A section of the Paenibacillus aurantius genome encodes:
- a CDS encoding DUF421 domain-containing protein: MFTFAYEGAVTIICGFFLLRLAGKKVIAEMTPLELVTVLSIGTR; the protein is encoded by the coding sequence ATGTTTACCTTTGCCTATGAAGGCGCCGTTACCATTATTTGCGGGTTCTTTCTGTTAAGGCTCGCCGGCAAGAAGGTCATCGCCGAAATGACTCCGCTAGAGCTGGTGACCGTTCTATCCATCGGAACCAGATGA
- a CDS encoding pyruvate, water dikinase regulatory protein, protein MNKTGGQTVTICSDSIGDTADAVVQATLRQFDSLHVTVRRIGYVKQEDEIRALMEKAAAEGGFVAYTLVQPELREMMRAESIRLSVRAVDIMGPMMQAYVDTFHNEPRHEPGLLRKLDEEYYRRIEAIEFAVKSDDGRDTNAFLKADLVILGVSRTSKTPLSMFLAYTGVKTANLPIVPEVKLPDVLNRVEPGKLIGLTMDAQKLGHIRKERLQAVGLPGSSSYADLRRIVEELEYADSVFRRLGCRVIDVTHKAIEETASIIRSYL, encoded by the coding sequence ATGAATAAAACGGGAGGCCAAACGGTAACCATCTGCTCCGATTCGATCGGGGATACGGCCGATGCCGTCGTACAAGCAACGCTTCGCCAGTTTGACTCCCTGCATGTTACCGTCCGCAGGATCGGATATGTGAAGCAGGAGGATGAAATTCGGGCTCTTATGGAGAAAGCGGCTGCCGAAGGAGGCTTTGTCGCCTATACGCTGGTTCAGCCGGAGCTTCGCGAGATGATGAGGGCCGAATCCATCCGCCTCTCCGTGCGCGCCGTTGATATTATGGGGCCGATGATGCAGGCGTATGTGGATACGTTCCACAACGAGCCCCGGCACGAGCCCGGGCTTCTCCGGAAGCTCGATGAAGAGTACTACCGCCGGATCGAGGCTATCGAATTCGCCGTGAAAAGCGATGACGGCCGGGACACGAATGCATTTCTCAAAGCGGATCTCGTTATCCTCGGGGTTTCCCGGACTTCCAAAACCCCGCTCAGCATGTTCCTCGCTTATACCGGAGTCAAGACCGCCAACCTGCCAATCGTTCCGGAGGTCAAGCTGCCGGATGTTCTGAACCGGGTGGAGCCGGGTAAGCTCATCGGGTTGACCATGGACGCCCAGAAGCTCGGGCATATCCGCAAGGAGAGGCTGCAGGCGGTCGGACTTCCGGGAAGCTCCAGCTATGCCGATCTCAGAAGAATAGTGGAGGAGCTGGAATACGCCGATTCGGTCTTCCGCCGTCTCGGCTGCCGGGTTATCGACGTCACCCATAAGGCTATCGAAGAAACCGCCTCAATCATAAGATCCTATCTATAA
- a CDS encoding helix-turn-helix transcriptional regulator has translation MISLSERQKEIIRVVKRNAPITGEQIAELLGVARPTLRSDLSLLVMLGHLDAKPKVGYYPGANAAEVTVNSILSRTVREVQSLPVLIRETASIQDAVVMLFMENVGSLIITDAEGDLAGVVSRKDLLKVTLGNSQAAAMPVGLIMTRHPNVITVSPDDTVAEAAKRMIRHQIDALPVTVTSERAGKWEVVGRLTKTTLTKLLVDAEQGTAGGKEDE, from the coding sequence ATGATTAGCCTGTCCGAAAGGCAAAAAGAAATTATTCGGGTCGTGAAGCGGAATGCTCCGATTACCGGAGAACAAATTGCCGAGCTCCTCGGCGTAGCCCGTCCGACCCTGCGCTCCGACTTGTCACTCCTTGTCATGCTGGGGCATTTGGATGCGAAGCCGAAGGTGGGCTATTACCCGGGAGCCAATGCGGCCGAGGTGACGGTCAACAGCATTCTTTCCAGAACGGTACGGGAAGTGCAGAGCCTGCCCGTGCTCATTCGGGAAACGGCTTCCATCCAGGATGCCGTGGTGATGCTGTTCATGGAGAATGTAGGAAGTTTGATCATTACGGATGCCGAAGGAGATTTGGCCGGAGTGGTTTCGCGCAAAGACCTGCTGAAGGTAACCCTGGGCAACTCCCAGGCGGCCGCGATGCCGGTCGGGCTGATTATGACCCGACATCCGAATGTGATCACCGTGTCTCCGGACGATACCGTAGCAGAAGCCGCAAAGAGAATGATCCGCCATCAGATCGACGCCCTGCCGGTTACCGTGACTTCGGAGAGAGCCGGCAAATGGGAAGTTGTCGGGCGCTTGACCAAAACAACGCTCACCAAGCTGCTGGTGGATGCGGAGCAGGGAACAGCAGGGGGGAAAGAAGATGAATAA
- the glpX gene encoding class II fructose-bisphosphatase encodes MERELALELVRVTELAALASARWMGRGDKNRADDAATTAMRAMFDTVSIRGTVVIGEGEMDEAPMLYIGETVGNLQGPEVDVAVDPLEGTESVAKGHDNALSVLAVAPKGHLLHAPDIYMEKLACGPELKGFLSLNDPAAVTVRKAAERLGKPLSDLTVMILERERHAGLAEELRSSGVRISFLSQGDVSGAIATAFPESGIDLYLGSGGAPEGVLAAAALQCLGGELQGRLLPADEAERERCKKMGVGDITRVLTLEDMVGHDDVLFSATGITPGAMLGGVRYLPGERAETHSIVMRAATGTVRFIKAVHHLQNKRLPDRAS; translated from the coding sequence ATGGAACGGGAACTGGCTCTGGAATTGGTAAGGGTGACCGAATTGGCCGCCCTGGCCTCCGCACGCTGGATGGGGCGGGGGGACAAGAACCGGGCGGACGATGCCGCGACAACGGCCATGCGCGCGATGTTCGATACCGTTTCGATCCGGGGAACGGTGGTGATCGGCGAAGGTGAGATGGACGAGGCCCCCATGCTCTATATTGGGGAAACCGTCGGAAATTTGCAGGGCCCGGAGGTGGATGTGGCGGTCGACCCGCTTGAGGGAACGGAAAGTGTGGCCAAGGGGCATGACAATGCGCTGTCGGTGCTCGCCGTCGCCCCGAAGGGGCACCTGCTGCACGCACCCGATATTTATATGGAGAAGCTGGCCTGCGGTCCGGAGCTTAAAGGCTTCCTGAGCTTGAACGACCCAGCTGCCGTAACGGTCAGAAAAGCGGCGGAACGCCTCGGCAAGCCGTTGTCCGATCTGACCGTCATGATCCTGGAACGGGAACGTCACGCCGGGTTGGCGGAGGAGCTGAGGAGCTCGGGAGTCAGAATCTCCTTCCTAAGCCAAGGGGATGTGTCCGGGGCCATTGCAACGGCTTTTCCGGAAAGCGGGATTGATCTTTATCTGGGCTCGGGAGGAGCCCCGGAGGGGGTACTGGCCGCCGCTGCTCTTCAATGCTTAGGAGGGGAGCTTCAGGGCAGGCTGCTGCCCGCCGACGAAGCCGAACGGGAACGCTGCAAGAAGATGGGGGTAGGTGACATTACCCGGGTATTGACGCTCGAGGACATGGTCGGGCATGACGACGTCTTGTTCTCCGCCACCGGAATCACGCCCGGGGCTATGCTCGGGGGCGTGCGATATCTGCCCGGTGAAAGAGCGGAAACCCATTCGATCGTCATGCGCGCTGCGACCGGAACGGTCCGGTTCATCAAAGCAGTCCACCATCTGCAGAACAAACGGCTGCCGGATAGAGCCTCTTAA
- a CDS encoding FusB/FusC family EF-G-binding protein: MNEPFIRNHEYNYIKKQAGAYQHALRTASDPKVLETVKYSTMTKIVELFPAATAEQKSKLERVAGLQTAEDFHQYTKELEDDLVPFPTVTAKQIQKLFPKNKKLKLPDLGSLDYRFLSYLGWTDIATNKLYLVVPLDGQLVGVEGRFTPTNKRSFCFACNRYEELALFSAISKKRPENASPDYYKAVGNYLCLHSQECNKNITDMAALLRFVETVIG; this comes from the coding sequence ATGAATGAACCATTTATTAGAAACCATGAATATAATTATATCAAGAAACAGGCCGGAGCATACCAGCATGCCCTCCGCACGGCATCGGATCCGAAGGTGCTGGAAACGGTCAAGTACAGTACTATGACGAAGATCGTTGAGCTGTTTCCGGCAGCAACCGCGGAGCAGAAGAGCAAGCTGGAGCGGGTAGCCGGGCTGCAGACGGCGGAGGACTTCCACCAGTATACGAAAGAGCTGGAGGATGACTTGGTGCCCTTCCCGACCGTGACGGCCAAGCAGATACAGAAGCTTTTTCCGAAGAACAAGAAATTGAAGCTTCCGGACCTAGGCTCTCTGGACTACCGTTTCCTATCTTACCTGGGCTGGACGGACATCGCGACCAACAAGCTGTATCTGGTCGTTCCTCTGGACGGACAGCTGGTTGGCGTAGAAGGACGCTTTACCCCGACCAACAAGAGAAGCTTCTGTTTTGCTTGCAACCGGTACGAGGAGCTGGCTTTGTTCTCGGCGATTTCTAAGAAGAGGCCCGAGAATGCATCCCCGGATTATTACAAAGCGGTAGGCAATTATCTGTGTCTGCATAGTCAGGAGTGCAACAAAAACATTACGGACATGGCGGCGCTGCTTCGGTTTGTTGAAACCGTAATCGGTTGA
- a CDS encoding type 1 glutamine amidotransferase domain-containing protein produces the protein MNRKILMVVTNHTTITDDHKTGLWLEEFAVPYNVFKQNGYEVKVKSIEGGEVPLDPNSIEGEKNADWAEAEKELTHTAKLSREDAQGFDAVFLPGGHGTMFDFPDNPVLQHILQTFAEDGRVIAAVCHGPAGLVNATYKDGTPIVKGKNISAFTDEEEIEMQLDRHMPFLLEKTLRERGAKFHSGPKWTDFSIRDGQLVTGQNPQSSESTARKVIEALENPA, from the coding sequence ATGAACAGAAAAATTTTGATGGTGGTCACGAACCACACGACGATCACCGATGACCACAAAACGGGGCTGTGGCTGGAGGAATTCGCCGTACCTTACAACGTCTTCAAGCAAAACGGATATGAAGTCAAAGTAAAGAGCATCGAGGGGGGAGAAGTGCCGCTCGATCCGAACAGCATCGAAGGAGAGAAGAATGCCGATTGGGCGGAAGCGGAAAAGGAGCTTACCCATACGGCCAAGCTTAGCAGGGAAGACGCCCAAGGCTTCGATGCCGTCTTCCTTCCGGGCGGGCACGGTACAATGTTCGACTTCCCGGACAATCCGGTTCTCCAGCATATACTGCAAACCTTCGCTGAAGACGGGCGCGTGATTGCCGCCGTATGTCACGGCCCCGCCGGGCTGGTTAATGCGACCTACAAAGACGGAACCCCGATCGTAAAAGGCAAAAACATCAGCGCCTTCACCGACGAGGAGGAGATCGAGATGCAACTCGACCGGCACATGCCTTTCCTGCTCGAGAAGACCTTGAGGGAACGGGGAGCCAAGTTTCATTCGGGCCCCAAGTGGACGGATTTCTCGATCCGGGACGGCCAGCTCGTGACCGGCCAGAACCCTCAATCCAGTGAAAGCACGGCCCGTAAAGTCATCGAGGCACTGGAGAATCCGGCCTAA
- a CDS encoding YetF domain-containing protein, with protein sequence MKILRMTIDQLELRVRQKGISRLSDIRTATVEVNGRFGYELKESARPITRGELEDLLMQLKLPVSLSQPKDAEVFDTVRD encoded by the coding sequence ATGAAGATATTAAGAATGACCATCGATCAGCTGGAGCTTCGCGTCCGCCAGAAAGGAATCTCCCGCCTATCGGATATTCGGACGGCCACTGTGGAAGTGAACGGACGCTTTGGCTACGAGCTAAAGGAATCCGCGAGGCCCATTACGAGGGGAGAGCTGGAAGATCTGCTTATGCAGCTGAAGCTCCCGGTGTCGTTATCCCAGCCGAAGGACGCCGAGGTCTTTGACACCGTAAGAGATTAG
- a CDS encoding zinc-binding alcohol dehydrogenase family protein, which produces MKGIVCEEVGSFVMVDQLPDPEPQPGMAVVAIRRIGICGTDYHAHQGNQPFFTYPRILGHELAGIIEQIGDNVEGLKEGDPVSVIPYLHCGHCIACRRGRTNCCVEMKVLGVHVDGGMRERISVPVTHLIPANGLALDEAALVEPLAIGAHAVRRSGLREGQTALVIGGGPIGLGVMAFAKKTGAKVIAMDINEERLAVSRKWAGVDHTVVAGDEALSQLLSLTNGDLPEVVFDATGNARSMMNAFAFTSHGGTLVYVGLVKADITFHDPEFHKRELTLMGSRNATRADFEYVLEAIRSKAIDANGYITHRSSFDGMIEHFAGWLKPESKVIKAVVELGEPAFFSGWTMGET; this is translated from the coding sequence ATGAAAGGAATTGTCTGCGAGGAAGTGGGAAGTTTCGTGATGGTGGATCAATTGCCGGACCCTGAGCCGCAGCCGGGGATGGCGGTGGTGGCCATCCGAAGAATCGGCATATGCGGGACGGACTATCACGCTCATCAAGGCAACCAGCCTTTTTTCACTTACCCGAGAATTCTTGGGCATGAGCTGGCGGGCATTATCGAACAGATCGGGGACAATGTCGAAGGGTTAAAGGAAGGAGACCCTGTCAGTGTCATTCCATACCTGCACTGCGGCCATTGCATCGCCTGCCGGAGAGGACGGACGAACTGCTGTGTCGAGATGAAAGTGCTTGGGGTGCATGTTGACGGAGGCATGAGAGAACGGATATCGGTTCCCGTCACTCATCTCATTCCGGCGAACGGACTCGCGTTGGACGAGGCCGCCCTGGTCGAGCCGCTTGCCATAGGGGCACATGCCGTCCGGCGCTCCGGACTCCGGGAAGGCCAGACCGCACTCGTGATCGGAGGAGGTCCGATCGGGCTCGGTGTCATGGCCTTTGCGAAGAAGACCGGGGCGAAGGTTATCGCCATGGATATTAACGAAGAACGGCTGGCCGTCAGCCGGAAATGGGCCGGCGTCGATCATACGGTCGTGGCCGGAGACGAGGCGCTTTCCCAGCTTCTTTCTTTAACGAACGGGGATTTGCCGGAGGTCGTGTTTGACGCTACGGGGAATGCCCGCTCGATGATGAATGCTTTTGCCTTCACCTCTCACGGGGGAACACTGGTTTACGTAGGTTTGGTAAAAGCCGATATCACGTTCCATGATCCGGAATTCCATAAGCGGGAGCTTACGCTAATGGGCAGCCGGAATGCGACGAGAGCAGACTTCGAGTATGTCCTTGAAGCCATTCGGAGCAAAGCCATTGATGCCAACGGTTATATCACTCACCGTTCTTCTTTCGACGGGATGATCGAGCATTTTGCCGGCTGGCTCAAGCCGGAGTCGAAGGTCATCAAGGCCGTCGTGGAGCTGGGGGAACCGGCATTTTTCAGTGGATGGACCATGGGGGAAACCTAA
- a CDS encoding AraC family transcriptional regulator has translation MIQPIRKPFFDDPMFPLSLTYKDRKLPQNELPEHLHDRYELVYVHGGKGMFFINQTFYTMEAGDLFVIPGNTVHRAQPDEDEPVTSTALFFSPFLIPPSPHGDEHSGQRLFEEARRNGRYKHPLPENLQACLEEELSGMEAEFTGQKAGYRQAASLILQTLFLQLSRHLAAAASERNAGILVGPPWMRDTLSYLDGHYEDPGISLSLLAGRVPVSAAHFSRVFKQLTGLTVTDYVHAKRIALAKDLLLTTDASVDRIAETCGFASLPHFHRLFRSLVKETPGAYRRNHLPK, from the coding sequence ATGATCCAGCCGATCCGCAAACCGTTCTTTGACGACCCGATGTTTCCCCTCAGCCTCACCTACAAAGACCGAAAGCTCCCGCAGAATGAGCTGCCGGAGCATCTTCACGACCGCTATGAGCTCGTCTATGTACACGGCGGAAAGGGAATGTTCTTCATCAATCAAACCTTCTATACCATGGAGGCCGGGGATCTGTTCGTCATTCCGGGCAATACCGTTCACCGGGCGCAGCCGGACGAAGACGAGCCGGTCACCTCCACCGCGCTCTTCTTCTCGCCCTTCCTTATTCCTCCGAGCCCGCATGGGGACGAGCATTCCGGCCAAAGGCTGTTCGAAGAAGCCCGGCGAAACGGAAGATACAAGCATCCTCTTCCGGAGAACCTTCAAGCTTGTCTTGAAGAAGAGCTTTCCGGCATGGAAGCCGAGTTCACCGGCCAAAAGGCCGGGTACCGGCAGGCGGCAAGCCTGATTCTCCAAACCCTCTTTCTCCAGCTGTCCCGGCACCTTGCGGCCGCCGCTTCCGAGCGGAACGCCGGCATTCTGGTCGGGCCGCCTTGGATGCGGGATACGCTTTCCTACCTGGACGGCCACTATGAGGATCCCGGCATCAGCCTGTCTCTGCTTGCCGGCCGGGTACCGGTTTCGGCGGCTCATTTCTCCCGCGTCTTTAAGCAATTGACCGGGTTAACGGTCACCGATTACGTTCATGCGAAGCGGATCGCTCTTGCCAAAGACCTGCTTCTTACGACAGACGCCAGCGTCGACCGCATCGCGGAAACATGCGGCTTTGCAAGCCTGCCTCACTTTCACCGGCTCTTCCGTTCCCTCGTTAAGGAAACGCCTGGCGCCTACCGGCGGAATCATTTACCTAAATGA